AAGCCGTCGCGCACCGCCGCGCGGCACTCCTGTTCGAGCCCCTCGGTGTCCCTGAAATCAGTAAAGACGGTGTCGATCGCATCAACACCAGCCGAAGCGGCGCCAAGGAGAGTAACCGTTCGGGCATAACGGAAGAGGTCCGTATACTGTCCGTTCTTGTCGCGGTTTGTTTGAACGCCGACATCCGCGGATAAATCCTCGCCGCCCCAGGAGAGCGAACGCAATCGCCGTGAAACCGATGTGTAGGTCCCGGCGTTCAGCGTTCCCCGGGCGGTTTCCGTAACAAGCGCGTGGATGCCCGTAACCCCCTCGTCGATTCCGGCTTCGGCCTCGTGAACGGCGATCATTGACGACAGTTTCTGTACGTCCGAGCCGTGTTCCGCCTTTGGCAGGAGAACCGCGTCCGGGCCAACGCTGACGATTTCCGCCAGGTCGTCCTCGGTCAGCCCGCTGCCAAGAGGATTGATGCGCACGACGAGCGATGGCTGAGGCGCTGCTCCGGATTCGCGTGCCTCGCTGATAAAAGCGCGTGTCATCTTGCGTGCCGTGGATTTTTGCGAAAGGGAGACAGAGTCCTCCAGATCGATCAAAAGGCAATCGGCACCGCTGGAAAGAGACTTGTGGAGCTTGCGCTCCGAATCACCCGGTACAAAGAGATAGGACCGCACGTTCAAGCCGCCTTTTTTCGCATCATTGCCTGCCGCTTGCAGCGCGCAACAAGGTCGCCATTTTGATTGTAGCCGCGATGCTCGAATTCAACGATGCCGCGATCTGCCTTGGATTTCGATTCGCGAACGGAAAGCACTTCCGTTTCCACTCTCAAAGTGTCGCCGTGGAACATGGGATGGGGAAAGGTGACGTCCGTCATGCCCAGATTAGCTATGGTTGTCCCGACGGTGGTGTCGTTGACAGAAATTCCTATCAATAAACCAAGTGTAAACAACGAGTTGACCAGGGGTTTGCCCCATTCGGTCCGGGATGCAAAATCAAAATCAATATGTAAAGGCTGAGGGTTGAGCGTCATGTTGGAGAACAACATATTATCGCTTTCCGTAATGGTCCGGCGCAGCTCATGCTGAAACACCTGACCTTGCGAAAATTCCTCGAGATAAAGTCCTGTCATTCGGTCCTCCGTTTGCGCGGCAAAATAGGCGAGGGCAGGTGCAGCCGCAAGCGGTTAACAGTTATGGTGAACCGATCGTAAACCTTTTGTTCCTAGTGTCGGATCGACGAGAAGCGAATCCGGATAATTTTTATGATCGTTCAGAAGTTTTTGCAGTGGTCCGAATCGGCAGGCGCCCGTGAAAGGGCACGCGCGGCAAATGCCTTGTCGCGTGCCTTTGTCCTGAGCGAGTTGTCGCTTGAGGAAACACGCGCGGCCGAGGCAGCGATGGCGCTTCTCCTTGACGACCCGTCGCCCATGGTCCGCCAGGCGATGGCAGAGGTTCTTGCCGCATCGGAAAAAGCGCCGCGCTCGGTCATTCACAGTTTGGCAAAGGACCAGATCGATATTGCCGGCATTGTAGTTTGTTGCTCACCCTTGCTTGGCGACCAGGAACTTGTTGATCTGGCGGCGGATGGAAGACCGGGTATCCAGAGCGCCATAGCCATTCGCCATGATCTGAGACAGGCGGTCTGTGCTGCGCTTGCCGAGGTTGCCGAACGTCCCGCCGTCGCCGATATGCTGGACAATCCGACGGCACGCATTGCAAAGGTTACGTTGCGTCGCATTACGGAACGATTTGGCGGTCATCCGGAAATACGCGCAAGGCTGCTTGATCGCTCCGATCTGCCGGGCGATGTGCGGCACTCGCTTATCCTCAAGGTTGGCAATGCGCTGGCCGAGTCCAGTTTCGTGGCGGGCATTGTCGGGCGAGGCCGGGTGGGGCGCATAACCGACGAAGCCTGTCAGGCGGCAACACTGCAATTGGCGGGAGCGGTTGACGGCAGGGAAATTCCGGCTCTGGTCGAACATCTGCGGCTTGACGGCAAGCTGACACCGGCATTCTTGATGCATGCACTGTGCATCGGCAATATCGAGTTCTTCGCATCGGCCGTCGGTTCAATCGCCGGTGTTGATGACCAAAGGGTCAGGGCTATTCTCGTCGACGGTCGGCGCAATGCCATTCAGGCGCTTTATGCGTCGAGCGGATTGGACGCCATGACCTGTGAGGTCTTTGCAACCGCGACACTGCTTTGGCGTGATGCGACAAAGCAGGATGTCGCTCCGAACGCCTTGCGCATAACCGAGCAGTTGATCGACCACTATATGGAAAATGGTGAAAGCGGTCCGGTTGAAGAATTGCTTTTGCTTGTTGAACGGATGAACCTGGAGTTCCGCCGCAAAGCTGCAAAAGACTATGCAATGGCCATAGCGTGCGAGGCGGCCTGAGCGGCCAGCCGTCAGATATCGAGATCGTCGACGAATTCCGCGCGTTCCTGAATGAACTGGAAACGCGCTTCGGCCTTTGTACCCATCAGGTCATCGACGGCTTTGCGGGTATCATCGGCGCTGATTTCGTCGATCTCCACCCTTAGGAGTGTGCGCTTGTCGGGGTGCATGGTCGTTTCCTTGAGCTGAGCCGGGAGCATTTCTCCAAGCCCTTTGAAACGGCCGATGTCTATTTTCCCCTTACCCTTGAATTCGCTTTCGAGGAGCTCTGCACGGTGCGCGTCGTCGCGGGCATAGAGTGTCTTGCCGCCTTGTGTAATCCTGTAAAGCGGCGGCACAGCGAGGTAGAGATGTCCCTCGCGAATGAGGTCGGGCATTTCCTGGTAGAAGAATGTGATCAGCAGTGACGCAATGTGCGCGCCGTCTACATCGGCATCCGTCATGATGATAATACGGTCGTAGCGCAGATCCTGTTCGCGGTATTTCGCCCGCGTTCCGCAGCCCAGTGCCTGGACGATATCGGCAATCTGCTGGTTGGCGCCCAATTTGTCGCGGCCGGCGCTTGCGACATTCAGGATCTTGCCGCGCAGGGGCAGAATGGCCTGGTTTGCGCG
This portion of the Hoeflea prorocentri genome encodes:
- a CDS encoding HpcH/HpaI aldolase/citrate lyase family protein, with the translated sequence MRSYLFVPGDSERKLHKSLSSGADCLLIDLEDSVSLSQKSTARKMTRAFISEARESGAAPQPSLVVRINPLGSGLTEDDLAEIVSVGPDAVLLPKAEHGSDVQKLSSMIAVHEAEAGIDEGVTGIHALVTETARGTLNAGTYTSVSRRLRSLSWGGEDLSADVGVQTNRDKNGQYTDLFRYARTVTLLGAASAGVDAIDTVFTDFRDTEGLEQECRAAVRDGFSGKMAIHPAQVKIINRVFTPSQESLARARKIVSLFDEAGDDVGVLSLDGQMIDRPHLRQAQKILERARAAGLP
- a CDS encoding MaoC family dehydratase, which encodes MTGLYLEEFSQGQVFQHELRRTITESDNMLFSNMTLNPQPLHIDFDFASRTEWGKPLVNSLFTLGLLIGISVNDTTVGTTIANLGMTDVTFPHPMFHGDTLRVETEVLSVRESKSKADRGIVEFEHRGYNQNGDLVARCKRQAMMRKKAA
- a CDS encoding DUF2336 domain-containing protein, with the translated sequence MIVQKFLQWSESAGARERARAANALSRAFVLSELSLEETRAAEAAMALLLDDPSPMVRQAMAEVLAASEKAPRSVIHSLAKDQIDIAGIVVCCSPLLGDQELVDLAADGRPGIQSAIAIRHDLRQAVCAALAEVAERPAVADMLDNPTARIAKVTLRRITERFGGHPEIRARLLDRSDLPGDVRHSLILKVGNALAESSFVAGIVGRGRVGRITDEACQAATLQLAGAVDGREIPALVEHLRLDGKLTPAFLMHALCIGNIEFFASAVGSIAGVDDQRVRAILVDGRRNAIQALYASSGLDAMTCEVFATATLLWRDATKQDVAPNALRITEQLIDHYMENGESGPVEELLLLVERMNLEFRRKAAKDYAMAIACEAA